One Nocardioidaceae bacterium SCSIO 66511 genomic window carries:
- a CDS encoding TSUP family transporter: MIEGIATLDFVALAVALFLGATVQGVVGLGVGLVLAPIAGLIEPSLLPGVPLWTALVMPTLTLSRDWPDIDWAGLSWAVPARIVGTVGGVAVVAFASDRLIGVAVGVMALVAVALSLRTIELRVTRKSLISAGFVSGGTGTATSIGGPPLALVYQHRDPGEVRATLGVYMWLGTGFSIIGLDVSGALAERDAHVALVLVPFVLVGFFAALFVRRYVPARQVRIAMLAVCATSASVLIVRSLIG, encoded by the coding sequence TTGATCGAGGGGATCGCGACACTCGACTTCGTCGCCCTAGCCGTCGCGCTGTTTCTCGGCGCGACGGTTCAGGGCGTCGTCGGACTCGGCGTCGGGCTCGTGCTGGCACCGATCGCCGGGCTGATCGAACCGTCGCTGCTTCCGGGCGTACCACTGTGGACGGCGCTGGTGATGCCGACGCTCACCCTGTCGCGGGACTGGCCCGACATCGACTGGGCCGGGTTGAGCTGGGCCGTGCCCGCGCGCATCGTCGGCACGGTCGGCGGTGTCGCGGTTGTGGCCTTCGCCTCGGATCGGCTGATCGGGGTGGCCGTCGGCGTGATGGCTCTGGTCGCGGTGGCGTTGAGCCTGCGAACCATCGAGCTGCGGGTTACTAGGAAGAGCCTGATCTCGGCGGGCTTCGTCTCGGGTGGCACCGGGACCGCGACGTCGATCGGTGGACCCCCGCTGGCCCTGGTCTATCAGCACCGCGATCCCGGTGAGGTCCGCGCGACGCTCGGCGTCTACATGTGGCTCGGCACTGGCTTCTCGATCATCGGGCTCGACGTTTCCGGAGCCTTGGCCGAGCGGGATGCGCACGTTGCTCTGGTGCTGGTGCCGTTCGTGCTGGTCGGCTTCTTCGCCGCGCTGTTCGTGCGCCGGTACGTACCGGCGCGGCAGGTGCGGATCGCGATGCTGGCGGTGTGTGCAACGAGCGCGAGCGTTCTGATCGTACGCAGCCTCATCGGGTGA
- a CDS encoding TetR/AcrR family transcriptional regulator, with protein MARPRQFDEDAVLCAVRDQFWDAGYAATSLHDLMRVSGLGKGSLYAAFGDKHELFLRVLRRYVGSLDDAVRGSIDSAPRAVDALRSFVMMPVGDPTGRVARRGCLLANSTTELASADPIVAAEARRAYEGITAVLTDGVRRAQVEGDLSASVDPVSVARALLATQQGLTFMGRTGMDVETLAATAHSLAAQLLPPRPTVGTA; from the coding sequence ATGGCAAGGCCACGGCAGTTCGACGAGGACGCGGTGTTGTGTGCAGTCCGCGACCAGTTCTGGGACGCGGGCTACGCGGCGACCTCGCTCCACGACCTCATGCGAGTCAGCGGCCTGGGCAAGGGCAGTCTCTACGCCGCCTTCGGGGACAAACACGAGCTCTTCCTCCGGGTGCTGCGCCGGTACGTGGGGTCGCTCGACGACGCGGTGCGTGGGTCGATCGACTCGGCTCCACGCGCGGTCGATGCGCTGCGATCCTTCGTGATGATGCCGGTGGGCGATCCCACGGGCCGGGTCGCCCGGCGCGGCTGTCTGCTCGCCAACAGCACCACCGAACTTGCTTCCGCCGATCCCATCGTTGCCGCGGAGGCGCGGCGAGCGTACGAGGGGATCACAGCGGTGCTGACCGACGGCGTGCGGCGGGCTCAAGTCGAGGGTGACCTGAGCGCCTCCGTCGACCCCGTCAGCGTCGCCCGGGCGCTACTGGCCACGCAGCAAGGCCTGACGTTCATGGGCCGCACCGGGATGGACGTCGAGACGCTGGCGGCCACCGCTCATTCGCTAGCAGCCCAACTTCTGCCTCCGCGGCCGACCGTCGGGACAGCATGA
- a CDS encoding DUF1707 domain-containing protein — MSTREPSTRARDADRDRIVARLDEAFVDGQLSDEDRDLRVSQALSARTLGDLDALVGDLQSDEPPATTPARPRRRGAVIAGAVLAGAALLGGIGIISAASTGGPSEKTSVSKPVEVQSKAERDEIGQAEEPRPDSTARPFTRKYFDDFVDAYRNRFGGTKIYDATFHDDGSVSFSRELSRDRDDLLQDWEWYPATGFEKSSSTAAPNAVGFEPFDLSTINTERLAYHVVQSRKYLGVDDPGKRTTVTVPEPYPEAYMKDPETTITVTVTNDYGDRGTRSVSPDGRMLESAPFAVDDE, encoded by the coding sequence GTGTCCACCCGCGAACCGTCCACTCGTGCGCGCGACGCCGACCGTGACCGCATCGTGGCCAGACTCGACGAGGCGTTCGTCGACGGGCAGCTGAGCGACGAGGATCGCGATCTTCGTGTCTCGCAGGCGCTGTCCGCCCGCACCCTCGGCGATCTCGATGCGCTCGTGGGAGACCTGCAGTCCGATGAGCCGCCGGCGACGACGCCGGCAAGGCCGAGGCGACGCGGAGCAGTGATCGCCGGCGCCGTCCTCGCCGGAGCCGCTCTGCTCGGTGGCATCGGCATCATCTCGGCGGCCAGTACCGGCGGCCCGAGTGAGAAGACCTCCGTCTCGAAGCCGGTTGAGGTCCAGTCGAAGGCCGAGCGGGACGAGATCGGCCAGGCGGAGGAACCGCGGCCCGACTCGACTGCCAGACCGTTCACCCGCAAGTACTTCGACGATTTCGTCGATGCGTACCGCAATCGATTTGGTGGTACGAAGATCTACGACGCGACGTTCCACGACGACGGGAGCGTGTCGTTCTCGCGGGAGCTCTCGCGCGACCGGGACGACCTCTTGCAGGACTGGGAGTGGTATCCCGCAACGGGTTTCGAGAAGTCGTCGTCGACGGCAGCACCGAACGCGGTTGGGTTCGAGCCGTTCGACCTCTCGACGATCAACACCGAGCGGCTCGCGTACCACGTCGTGCAGAGCCGGAAGTACCTCGGCGTCGATGATCCAGGCAAGCGAACGACCGTCACCGTGCCCGAACCGTACCCAGAGGCGTACATGAAAGACCCCGAGACGACGATCACCGTGACGGTGACCAACGACTACGGTGACCGCGGTACGAGATCGGTCTCGCCGGACGGCCGGATGCTCGAGAGTGCACCGTTCGCGGTGGACGACGAATGA
- a CDS encoding DUF1707 domain-containing protein, whose protein sequence is MSEFTGGGGSTRARDADRDVAIALVDAAFGDGQLNRTEREERSEQIVAATTLGELRALTADLQTPVVVPPAPRRRRRFVPIAVAAAVAAAIAIGVVVGTGDDDQEPAAKAEPTVAAESANAAEPTSDPPEKKPKPATYSFTVRGVKNFIKLYRKEFGTTEATAFGFKAGKVNVARRGDTGEIEHWMYVDDGFVDDGLYSDRDFEPGKVDLDDLNVEAAFRHLGQVKRRVGIDKPEHLGITVVVASGRKGAWLVAGSDANCEADRMSLGGEVQERGTPCSS, encoded by the coding sequence ATGAGCGAGTTCACAGGTGGCGGCGGCTCGACCCGCGCCAGGGATGCCGACCGCGACGTCGCGATCGCGCTCGTCGATGCCGCGTTCGGCGACGGTCAGCTCAACCGGACCGAGCGCGAGGAACGCAGTGAGCAGATCGTTGCGGCGACGACGCTAGGGGAGCTGCGCGCGCTCACCGCCGACCTGCAGACGCCGGTCGTCGTCCCTCCGGCACCCCGACGGCGACGTCGGTTCGTGCCGATCGCGGTGGCCGCGGCCGTCGCGGCCGCGATCGCCATCGGCGTCGTCGTGGGCACCGGCGATGACGACCAGGAGCCGGCCGCAAAGGCCGAGCCGACCGTTGCGGCCGAGTCCGCGAACGCGGCGGAACCAACCTCGGATCCGCCCGAGAAGAAGCCGAAGCCTGCGACGTACTCCTTCACCGTGCGCGGAGTGAAGAACTTCATCAAGCTGTATCGCAAGGAGTTCGGTACGACCGAAGCGACGGCATTCGGCTTCAAGGCCGGCAAGGTGAACGTCGCGCGCCGCGGTGATACGGGCGAGATCGAGCACTGGATGTACGTCGACGACGGCTTCGTCGACGACGGGTTGTACTCGGATCGCGACTTCGAGCCCGGAAAGGTCGACCTCGACGACCTGAACGTCGAGGCGGCGTTTCGTCACCTGGGGCAGGTGAAGCGGCGCGTCGGTATCGACAAACCCGAACATCTCGGCATCACCGTCGTCGTTGCCAGCGGCAGGAAGGGCGCATGGCTGGTCGCGGGTAGCGATGCGAACTGTGAGGCCGACCGGATGAGCCTCGGCGGCGAGGTGCAGGAGCGCGGCACGCCCTGCAGTAGTTAA